In one Candidatus Peribacter riflensis genomic region, the following are encoded:
- a CDS encoding glutamine phosphoribosylpyrophosphate amidotransferase: MEELHHECAVAGAVDLAGTRDVVPMVVAMAKELDHRGGCAAGIAVPKNGAFHVMKDNGHAAEVLTPRRLRGISASSAIAHDRYATMGPEDPSLAQPEVQKSRKHGERFAFGWNGNLANAEELREEASRRGSVLKTQGDTELLKLQILHGIQKYTVHDLAAVFGDVEEKVDGSFNVVMLLPDGTLAAYRDKQGRHPLNYTEEAVVASEDTAIRAVRPQARVMPIKPGELFVANHDGIRLTQVAEPDPHRCFFEWVYFSNWQSRFDGMSIGSARQACGRILALLDTVSPEGSVVVAVPDSARKAAEAYAHEKKWPFEEEGLTNLLPGQRTFTTSDPARTDKARRKYGIRRDRLEGKTIILVDDSLVRGTTMRELIRRLRKEGGVSQIHLRLACPPILSPCYYGIDFPEIKQLIARHNFNGTLRSGVLPPEVLQLIAARLGVDSIQFLPVEATALAIGFQMRSLCMACVTGQYPTQAGNQRSQQHCS; encoded by the coding sequence ATGGAAGAACTACACCATGAATGCGCTGTGGCTGGAGCGGTGGATCTCGCGGGCACGCGGGATGTCGTTCCCATGGTCGTCGCAATGGCCAAAGAGCTCGACCATCGCGGTGGATGCGCTGCGGGCATTGCCGTGCCGAAGAACGGTGCATTCCATGTCATGAAGGATAACGGCCATGCCGCGGAGGTTCTGACGCCGCGCCGCCTTCGGGGAATTTCGGCTTCATCCGCAATCGCCCATGATCGCTATGCCACGATGGGGCCTGAGGATCCCTCCCTCGCACAGCCCGAAGTGCAGAAGTCCCGCAAGCACGGAGAACGTTTTGCATTCGGCTGGAACGGCAATCTTGCCAATGCCGAGGAATTGCGGGAGGAGGCATCCCGGCGCGGTTCCGTCTTGAAGACACAGGGCGATACCGAGCTTCTCAAGCTCCAGATTCTCCACGGTATCCAGAAATACACTGTTCATGACCTTGCGGCCGTGTTCGGTGATGTGGAGGAGAAGGTGGATGGATCATTCAATGTTGTGATGCTCCTGCCCGACGGAACACTCGCTGCATACCGTGACAAGCAGGGAAGGCATCCGCTGAACTATACGGAGGAAGCCGTCGTTGCATCCGAAGATACAGCCATCCGCGCAGTCCGACCGCAAGCACGCGTCATGCCGATCAAGCCGGGCGAACTGTTCGTCGCCAACCATGACGGCATCCGGTTGACGCAGGTCGCCGAGCCCGATCCGCACCGTTGTTTCTTTGAGTGGGTGTACTTCTCGAACTGGCAGTCCCGCTTCGACGGGATGAGTATAGGGTCCGCGCGCCAGGCATGCGGCCGGATTCTGGCGCTGCTCGATACGGTCTCACCGGAGGGGAGCGTCGTGGTGGCTGTGCCGGATTCCGCGCGCAAGGCAGCCGAAGCCTACGCACACGAGAAGAAATGGCCGTTCGAGGAGGAAGGTCTCACCAACCTGCTCCCCGGACAGCGCACCTTCACCACCAGTGATCCCGCGCGCACCGATAAGGCGCGCCGGAAGTACGGCATCCGTCGCGATCGCCTGGAGGGCAAGACCATCATCCTCGTCGATGACAGCCTCGTGCGCGGCACCACCATGCGCGAGCTCATCCGGCGGCTCCGGAAGGAGGGAGGGGTTTCGCAGATTCACCTGCGGCTCGCCTGCCCGCCGATCCTTTCGCCGTGTTACTACGGCATCGATTTTCCCGAGATAAAACAACTCATCGCGCGTCACAACTTCAACGGCACGCTCCGTTCGGGCGTGCTCCCTCCCGAAGTGCTGCAGCTCATCGCGGCGCGGTTGGGGGTCGACTCCATCCAGTTCCTCCCCGTCGAGGCGACGGCGCTCGCAATCGGTTTCCAGATGCGCTCTCTCTGCATGGCGTGCGTGACCGGGCAGTACCCCACACAGGCGGGAAACCAGAGGTCGCAGCAGCACTGCTCGTGA
- a CDS encoding NtrC family signal transduction histidine kinase produces MNDIERCIALLKNKAPLVALLAPSFPVVYTYPLIVARLKKLGFAAVLEVSAGAVKTNEQVIALLKKNPHARYIASPCAGFVRLVRKSHPQLLPYLALAADSPMVATARIAKEKYPNCQPVFIGPCFAKKMEASEDYPDLNILVLTYKELDAVLEHFKIGEDADTANAAFDVAAAATRIYPMDGGLTITSGLKGILKEEEIRIISGYKQIPAVLEEFERNPTIRFVDVLFCEGGCIAGPGIISTLSLDERKKRITDYQQSMDAAHL; encoded by the coding sequence ATGAATGACATTGAGCGCTGCATCGCGCTTCTGAAGAACAAGGCGCCTCTCGTCGCCCTGCTCGCGCCGTCTTTTCCCGTCGTCTACACCTATCCCCTCATCGTCGCCCGCTTGAAGAAGCTGGGATTCGCCGCAGTGCTCGAGGTTTCGGCGGGAGCGGTGAAAACCAACGAGCAGGTGATCGCGCTGCTGAAGAAGAATCCGCACGCCCGCTACATCGCAAGCCCCTGCGCCGGATTCGTGCGTCTCGTGCGCAAGAGTCATCCACAGCTCCTCCCATACCTCGCCCTCGCAGCCGACTCGCCCATGGTGGCGACGGCACGCATCGCCAAAGAGAAGTACCCCAACTGCCAGCCGGTCTTCATCGGCCCCTGCTTCGCCAAGAAGATGGAAGCATCCGAAGACTATCCGGATCTGAACATCCTCGTGCTCACGTACAAGGAGCTCGACGCAGTGCTGGAGCATTTCAAGATCGGCGAAGACGCAGACACCGCGAACGCGGCATTCGATGTGGCTGCCGCCGCAACGAGGATCTACCCCATGGATGGCGGCCTCACGATCACGAGCGGGCTCAAAGGAATCCTCAAAGAGGAGGAAATACGCATCATCTCGGGCTACAAGCAGATCCCCGCTGTGCTCGAGGAATTCGAGAGGAATCCCACGATCCGCTTCGTGGACGTACTGTTCTGCGAAGGCGGCTGCATCGCCGGCCCGGGGATCATCTCGACACTGTCACTCGACGAACGAAAAAAGCGGATCACGGACTACCAACAGTCTATGGACGCAGCACATCTGTGA
- a CDS encoding hemolysin III, with amino-acid sequence MKGGCRIALIRIATVQWWFMRGRRIEEAANSITHAAGFGLSVAALVLLVVWTADQGSARQVTAVSLYGAALVSLYLASTLYHSLKGTKAGRLLQLIDRSTIYVLIAGTYTPFALVALRGGWGWSLFGVIWGLALVGILLVNLSVRKFPVLTCVLYLGMGWLSVIAIVPMLERLPAVGIAWLFAGGILYSAGVLFFMSRKFLAHTAWHLMVLGGSACHFLAVCAVLQ; translated from the coding sequence ATGAAAGGAGGTTGCCGCATTGCCCTCATCCGCATCGCCACCGTACAATGGTGGTTCATGCGCGGACGACGAATCGAGGAGGCGGCGAACAGCATCACCCACGCGGCGGGGTTCGGATTGAGCGTCGCCGCACTGGTGCTCCTCGTCGTGTGGACCGCGGACCAGGGAAGCGCGCGGCAGGTGACGGCGGTGAGTCTCTACGGAGCGGCCCTGGTTTCGCTCTACCTCGCCTCCACGCTCTACCACAGCCTGAAAGGGACAAAGGCAGGCCGTCTGTTGCAGCTCATCGACCGCTCGACGATCTACGTGCTCATTGCCGGAACCTACACGCCCTTCGCCCTCGTCGCCCTGCGCGGAGGATGGGGATGGAGCCTCTTCGGGGTGATCTGGGGTCTCGCTCTCGTCGGCATCCTGCTGGTCAACCTCTCGGTGCGGAAGTTTCCGGTGCTCACCTGCGTGCTCTATCTCGGCATGGGATGGCTCTCGGTGATCGCGATCGTCCCGATGCTCGAGCGCCTGCCCGCCGTCGGCATCGCGTGGCTCTTCGCCGGAGGAATCCTCTACTCGGCTGGCGTGCTCTTCTTCATGAGCCGAAAATTCCTCGCGCATACGGCTTGGCACCTGATGGTCCTTGGCGGGAGCGCCTGCCACTTTCTGGCCGTGTGCGCTGTTCTGCAATAG
- a CDS encoding inner membrane protein — protein sequence MPVLTHILSFLLATSVIWFLSGILIDATDQVAKRYHKPGFAVAFFVLGFLTSISEMSVAVNATAQGIPQVSAGNLQGASLVIILFIIPLLAVLGNGVPMTRVMLPSTVALLLFVVLLPALFALDGTIMPYEGAFMLLLYGGLILRIRKKVPARETASKALRETKETLTRTRYATAMDIAKIILGAALIFIAGNVLVDESAYFARLLHLPLSFVGLLLLSIGTNFPELVVALRCVLGRHKDIAFGDYMGSAAANTLIFGVLAIANGAFTIIMSEAVLTCAVSAIGFTLFFLFARTKEKLSRTEGSILLVLYGLFLLFQILNALRLPDDVPLEAMNSTTRAAATVVE from the coding sequence ATGCCGGTCCTCACACACATCCTGTCGTTCCTGCTGGCAACGAGCGTCATCTGGTTCCTCTCGGGCATCCTGATCGATGCCACGGATCAGGTGGCCAAACGCTACCACAAGCCCGGCTTCGCCGTGGCCTTCTTCGTACTCGGGTTCCTCACCTCCATCAGTGAAATGTCGGTTGCGGTGAACGCCACCGCACAGGGCATCCCGCAGGTCTCGGCGGGGAACCTGCAGGGAGCATCGCTCGTCATCATCCTCTTCATTATCCCGCTCCTCGCTGTGCTCGGGAACGGCGTGCCGATGACGCGCGTCATGCTGCCCAGCACGGTCGCACTGCTCCTCTTCGTCGTCCTGCTGCCCGCCCTGTTCGCGCTCGACGGAACAATCATGCCGTACGAGGGCGCATTCATGCTGCTGCTCTACGGAGGTCTCATCCTCCGCATCCGCAAGAAAGTCCCCGCCCGCGAAACGGCATCCAAAGCCCTGCGCGAAACCAAAGAGACGCTCACCCGCACGCGGTATGCCACGGCGATGGATATCGCGAAAATCATCCTGGGGGCTGCGCTCATCTTCATCGCAGGAAACGTGCTGGTGGATGAATCAGCCTACTTCGCCCGCCTGCTCCATCTGCCACTCTCCTTCGTCGGGCTCCTCCTGCTCTCGATCGGCACCAATTTCCCCGAGCTCGTCGTCGCCCTGCGCTGCGTGCTGGGCCGCCACAAGGATATCGCCTTCGGCGACTACATGGGTTCGGCTGCCGCCAACACGCTCATCTTCGGTGTGCTCGCCATCGCCAACGGCGCATTCACCATTATCATGAGCGAGGCAGTGCTGACGTGCGCCGTCTCTGCCATCGGGTTTACGCTCTTCTTCCTCTTCGCGCGGACGAAGGAGAAGCTCTCCCGCACGGAAGGCAGCATCCTTCTGGTTCTCTACGGATTGTTCCTCCTCTTCCAGATTCTCAATGCCCTGCGTCTGCCGGATGACGTGCCGCTGGAAGCCATGAACAGCACGACGCGTGCCGCCGCCACCGTCGTGGAATGA
- a CDS encoding ATP-dependent RNA helicase RhlE — protein sequence MPDAVPQKPSPSFLTLGIAPQILGILASRNFTTPTPIQQQSIPPAIEGKDIVGIAQTGTGKTFAFGIPMLQRLAQKPGRGLVIVPTRELASQVDESLRTFAPQLNIRTAVLIGGASMHLQREMIRRNPRVVIATPGRLNDHLQHGTITLKEVNILVLDEADRMLDMGFRPQIETIFRHVPKERQTMLFSATMPSEIMKLANAHMKLPIRIEVAPSGTTAKGIQQELFIVHKMEKLALLEVLLKEHHGSILVFSRTKHGAKKIARAVNVMGHAAAEIHANRSLSQRREALQGFKTGKYRILIATDIAARGIDVTGIEVVINFDLPDDPNDYVHRIGRTARAGREGRAISFATAEQKGSIRDIERLVRSTLQRKPTPLLQRLAPTPDDHRPDFSSRPPRSPSSRPPFRSSGRTRSFRGFRRRR from the coding sequence ATGCCAGACGCAGTCCCCCAAAAACCCAGCCCGAGCTTCCTCACGCTCGGTATCGCCCCGCAGATCCTCGGGATCCTTGCGAGCCGTAATTTCACGACGCCGACACCCATCCAGCAGCAATCGATTCCGCCGGCCATCGAGGGGAAAGATATCGTTGGCATCGCGCAGACGGGCACAGGCAAGACCTTCGCTTTCGGCATCCCCATGCTCCAGCGACTGGCGCAGAAACCCGGCCGCGGCCTCGTCATCGTGCCGACGCGCGAGCTCGCCAGCCAGGTGGATGAGTCTCTGCGCACGTTCGCACCGCAGCTCAACATTCGCACCGCCGTACTCATCGGAGGAGCCTCCATGCACCTGCAGCGCGAGATGATCCGCCGAAACCCCCGTGTGGTCATCGCCACGCCCGGACGCCTCAATGACCACCTGCAGCACGGCACCATCACGCTCAAAGAAGTGAACATTCTCGTCTTGGATGAAGCGGACCGCATGCTCGACATGGGTTTCCGCCCGCAGATCGAAACAATCTTCCGGCACGTGCCGAAGGAACGGCAGACCATGCTCTTCTCCGCCACCATGCCCTCGGAAATCATGAAGCTCGCCAACGCCCACATGAAGCTGCCCATCCGCATCGAGGTGGCGCCTTCGGGCACGACGGCCAAAGGCATTCAGCAGGAGCTCTTCATCGTGCACAAAATGGAAAAACTTGCGCTGCTCGAAGTGCTGCTCAAGGAACACCACGGATCGATTCTTGTGTTCTCGCGCACCAAGCACGGTGCCAAGAAGATCGCGCGGGCCGTGAACGTCATGGGCCATGCCGCAGCCGAGATCCATGCCAACCGTTCCCTCAGCCAGCGGCGCGAGGCGCTGCAGGGATTCAAGACCGGTAAGTACCGCATTCTCATCGCCACGGATATCGCAGCCCGCGGCATCGACGTGACCGGGATCGAAGTGGTGATCAATTTCGATCTGCCCGATGATCCGAACGACTACGTGCACCGTATCGGGCGCACCGCGCGCGCGGGACGTGAAGGTCGTGCCATCTCGTTCGCGACTGCGGAACAGAAAGGATCCATCCGCGACATCGAGCGTCTCGTCCGCTCCACGCTGCAACGCAAACCCACGCCCCTCCTGCAGCGTCTGGCTCCGACCCCCGACGATCACCGTCCGGATTTCTCCAGCCGCCCGCCGCGCTCCCCCTCCTCCCGTCCACCCTTCCGCTCTTCGGGCCGTACACGGTCGTTTCGGGGATTCCGGAGGCGCCGCTAG
- a CDS encoding alanyl-tRNA synthetase has product MRPMSTDDIRQQYLDFFKKEGHAVIPGASLVPENDPTVLFTTAGMHPLVPYLMGEKHPAGKRLTDVQRCIRTQDIDEVGDLSHLTFFEMLGNWSLGDYFKEGAIEMSFKFLTEVLQIPVDMLAVTCFEGDKDAPKDEESAKIWEKLGIPRERIGFLPKAKNWWGPAGQTGPCGPDTEMFFWIGKGKPQGNPATHEKEWLEIWNDVFMQYNKKLVPSDPSLPSGERPSEGGTFEPLAQQNVDTGMGLERVAKVLQNVASVYETDRMKPIMDCVMEMADQRDERHLRIIVDHLKAATFIIADGVLPSNVDQGYILRRLIRRAIRSARQLKIEHDGTFTPAVAEAVIAQYGHVYGRLKDRRTEILEALSREEQQFGKTLKEGMKQFERATEHAGTQMDGTVVFHLYDTYGFPLELTKELALEKGLTVDEKGFKEKFEEHQALSRAGAEQKFKGGLQDHSSETTKLHTATHLLNAALRKVLGDHVYQKGSNITAERLRFDFSHVDKMTPEQLKEVQRLVNETIAADLPVAYHVTSVEGAKKEGAIGVFDAKYGAEVKVYVVGDDKKGIFSKEICGGPHVARTGMLGSLTIQKEESSSAGVRRIKAVIEGGPAEITVAQEE; this is encoded by the coding sequence ATGCGCCCCATGAGTACCGATGACATCCGGCAGCAATACTTGGATTTCTTCAAAAAGGAAGGGCACGCCGTGATTCCGGGCGCCTCGCTCGTGCCTGAGAATGATCCCACCGTGCTCTTCACCACGGCCGGCATGCATCCGCTGGTGCCGTACCTCATGGGCGAGAAACACCCGGCGGGCAAGAGGCTCACCGACGTGCAGCGCTGCATCCGCACGCAGGACATCGACGAAGTGGGTGATTTGAGCCACCTCACCTTCTTCGAGATGCTGGGCAACTGGAGTCTGGGCGATTACTTCAAGGAAGGAGCGATCGAGATGAGCTTCAAATTTCTCACCGAGGTGCTGCAGATTCCCGTCGACATGCTGGCAGTGACGTGCTTTGAAGGGGACAAAGATGCGCCGAAGGATGAGGAGTCGGCGAAGATCTGGGAGAAGCTGGGCATCCCCCGCGAGCGCATCGGCTTTCTGCCCAAGGCCAAGAACTGGTGGGGCCCGGCAGGGCAGACCGGCCCGTGCGGACCCGATACCGAGATGTTCTTCTGGATTGGAAAAGGCAAACCGCAGGGCAATCCCGCGACGCATGAAAAGGAATGGCTCGAGATTTGGAATGATGTTTTTATGCAGTACAACAAAAAACTCGTCCCTTCCGATCCTTCTCTCCCCTCCGGGGAGAGACCGAGCGAGGGAGGGACCTTCGAGCCCCTCGCGCAGCAGAACGTGGATACGGGCATGGGATTGGAGCGCGTCGCCAAGGTGCTGCAGAACGTCGCGAGCGTGTACGAGACGGACCGGATGAAACCGATTATGGATTGTGTGATGGAAATGGCCGACCAGAGGGATGAGCGACACCTGCGCATCATCGTGGATCACCTCAAGGCCGCCACGTTCATCATCGCGGATGGCGTCCTCCCCTCGAATGTGGATCAGGGCTACATCCTGCGCCGCCTCATCCGGCGGGCCATCCGCTCCGCACGCCAGCTGAAGATCGAGCACGATGGCACGTTCACGCCCGCAGTCGCCGAGGCAGTGATCGCCCAGTACGGGCACGTGTACGGAAGGCTGAAGGACCGGAGAACTGAAATTCTCGAAGCCCTGAGCCGGGAAGAGCAGCAGTTCGGCAAGACGCTGAAAGAAGGAATGAAACAGTTCGAACGGGCAACGGAACATGCGGGAACACAGATGGATGGCACCGTGGTCTTTCACCTGTACGACACGTACGGCTTTCCCCTGGAGCTCACGAAGGAGCTGGCCCTGGAAAAAGGGCTCACCGTGGATGAGAAGGGGTTCAAAGAAAAATTCGAGGAGCACCAGGCCCTGTCGCGGGCGGGCGCCGAGCAGAAGTTCAAGGGCGGCCTGCAGGATCACAGCAGCGAAACCACCAAGCTCCACACAGCCACGCATCTGCTCAATGCCGCACTGCGGAAAGTGCTGGGCGATCATGTGTACCAGAAGGGCTCGAACATCACAGCGGAGCGGCTGCGCTTCGACTTCAGTCACGTAGACAAAATGACGCCGGAGCAGCTGAAAGAGGTGCAGCGACTGGTGAACGAGACCATCGCCGCCGACCTGCCCGTGGCCTACCACGTCACGAGCGTGGAGGGCGCGAAGAAGGAGGGGGCGATCGGGGTCTTCGATGCCAAGTACGGCGCTGAGGTGAAGGTGTACGTGGTCGGGGACGACAAAAAAGGAATCTTCAGCAAAGAAATCTGCGGCGGCCCGCACGTGGCCCGTACCGGTATGCTCGGCTCCCTCACGATCCAGAAAGAAGAGAGCTCTTCTGCAGGTGTGCGGCGCATCAAGGCGGTGATCGAAGGAGGCCCGGCAGAGATCACGGTGGCTCAGGAAGAGTGA
- a CDS encoding multi-sensor signal transduction histidine kinase gives MIPTTSPSPWRKSFFSWKTIVLLGIAFATVACACVFFFLRSREVIDRLVKDRLRNEAAIAALSFAGEELDAIRSTSEMQSTKFGELVWRLNDIRARSPQIRFAYIMRRTADPLTLEFVVDADALNTPEQLDSNGNGIVELSEGPGLPGEPYDISTIPALQDAAFQGPATDEDVTLDQWGYALSGYAPIRYADGRVAAVLGIDMTAENYAQIRQSIFSMQSLLLVLFGGMLVIFAVIAIIWRRRVQEMGHLDDERRWLLQLILHQVGTPLTIFRWGVESLREALPRLPDAARAEMEENILIMEDGVSRLGHVSEVLLAADRIQEGNVRVADEQVSLQSVLDETKEGIAQQLAKRGQKLEVDVSADCTLHLDRRLLAGVLRELLDNAMVYSPKDGVITVRVLRHNRSVEVSVQDRGAGIPREDLSRMFERFSRGSNAGKFDPNGTGVGLYIAKGIIERFGGKISMYSTEGEGTTITFTLPLV, from the coding sequence ATGATTCCTACGACATCCCCATCACCGTGGAGGAAAAGCTTCTTCTCCTGGAAGACGATTGTGTTGCTTGGCATTGCATTCGCCACGGTCGCGTGCGCCTGCGTGTTCTTCTTCCTCCGCAGTCGCGAGGTGATTGACCGGCTGGTGAAGGACCGTCTGCGCAACGAAGCGGCGATTGCCGCGCTCTCCTTCGCCGGCGAGGAGCTCGATGCGATCCGTTCGACATCCGAGATGCAGTCGACGAAATTCGGCGAACTTGTCTGGCGGCTCAATGATATCCGTGCGCGGTCGCCGCAGATCCGCTTTGCATACATCATGCGCCGGACCGCAGATCCGCTGACGCTCGAATTTGTGGTGGATGCCGATGCGCTCAATACGCCGGAGCAGCTCGATAGCAACGGCAACGGCATTGTGGAGTTATCCGAAGGGCCGGGTCTGCCTGGTGAACCGTACGATATCTCGACCATTCCGGCCCTGCAGGATGCCGCGTTCCAGGGTCCTGCCACCGACGAAGACGTCACTCTCGACCAGTGGGGGTACGCCCTGTCCGGCTACGCGCCCATCCGTTACGCCGACGGACGCGTGGCAGCCGTACTCGGCATCGACATGACGGCCGAAAACTATGCACAGATCCGTCAGAGCATCTTCTCGATGCAGTCGCTCCTGCTCGTGCTCTTCGGCGGCATGCTCGTCATCTTCGCGGTCATCGCGATCATCTGGCGCCGTCGGGTGCAGGAAATGGGTCATCTCGATGACGAACGCCGATGGCTTCTGCAGCTCATTCTGCACCAGGTGGGTACGCCGCTCACCATCTTCCGCTGGGGGGTGGAATCGCTCCGTGAGGCACTGCCCCGCCTGCCCGATGCGGCGCGCGCAGAGATGGAGGAGAACATTCTCATCATGGAAGACGGCGTCTCGCGCCTCGGTCATGTGTCGGAGGTGCTCCTGGCCGCTGATCGTATTCAGGAGGGGAATGTGCGTGTTGCCGACGAACAAGTCTCTCTGCAGAGCGTACTCGATGAGACGAAGGAGGGTATCGCGCAGCAGCTGGCCAAACGGGGACAGAAGCTCGAGGTGGATGTATCCGCAGACTGCACACTCCATCTGGATCGACGCCTGCTCGCCGGTGTTCTGCGCGAGCTCCTGGATAACGCCATGGTCTACTCGCCCAAAGACGGCGTGATCACGGTGCGTGTGCTCCGGCACAACCGGTCTGTGGAGGTGAGCGTGCAGGACCGCGGGGCGGGCATTCCGCGCGAAGACCTGTCACGCATGTTCGAGCGGTTCAGCCGCGGATCCAATGCGGGAAAATTCGATCCCAACGGGACGGGTGTGGGTCTGTACATTGCCAAGGGCATCATCGAACGCTTCGGCGGAAAAATCTCCATGTACTCCACGGAGGGGGAGGGGACGACGATCACGTTTACGCTCCCTTTGGTGTAG
- a CDS encoding phosphoenolpyruvate carboxylase: MIWPPVTMATQHPDNASVPWWRKDAFIPTQDEIEELLLLFKELPIDEYMWDWEGKYVDEAVGEKLFSRAQDFFQQKTLGEDIHLTFRIPSWQEGKTHRAARAFMNILSLADLAKEIGLRRPPVTEMFLPLTTSAEQPIGARRAFREIADYHRAIFHRSQEDEHHLLDLIHVTPLVEDIDSLFAIENILEPYWQELLKEKKDLKTRGQRVFLARSDPAMNSGLIPAVLAVRAALSAADLLGEQLGFPVHPILGTGSLPFRGSVNPAYTETFLDQYAGTRTYSIQSAFRYDYPLPEVERALATIKAEAPKRTVKRISDADRQKLRALAEIFVTIWKPAIEALAPMVNRIAPYVPSRRERLLHIGLFGYSRGIGAVKLPRAITFTAAFYSLGIPPELITTGRGLKIAHERNLLPLLEAHYPALREDLKHAGKYLNRENLDLLARRDTAFEGIREDIAAIEEILGIALQPEKPHHIIHRNITSNIFHRLMANTDPAALTADIVEAGKIRCSLG; encoded by the coding sequence ATGATTTGGCCGCCCGTCACCATGGCAACGCAGCACCCGGACAACGCATCCGTCCCGTGGTGGCGGAAAGATGCGTTCATCCCGACGCAGGACGAAATCGAGGAACTGCTGCTGCTCTTCAAAGAACTCCCCATCGACGAGTACATGTGGGACTGGGAGGGCAAGTACGTGGATGAGGCTGTGGGGGAAAAGCTCTTCTCGCGGGCACAGGATTTCTTTCAGCAGAAAACCCTGGGGGAGGATATCCACCTGACCTTCCGCATCCCCTCGTGGCAGGAGGGCAAGACGCACCGCGCGGCACGCGCCTTCATGAACATCCTCTCGCTCGCGGACCTAGCCAAGGAAATCGGACTCAGGCGGCCGCCGGTGACCGAAATGTTCCTGCCGCTCACCACATCGGCGGAGCAGCCCATCGGGGCGCGCCGCGCCTTTCGCGAAATCGCCGATTACCACCGTGCGATCTTTCACCGGAGCCAGGAGGACGAGCATCACCTGCTCGACCTGATTCACGTCACACCGCTGGTGGAGGATATCGATTCGCTCTTCGCGATCGAGAACATTCTGGAGCCCTACTGGCAGGAGCTTTTGAAGGAGAAGAAGGATCTCAAGACCCGCGGCCAGCGCGTGTTTTTGGCGCGTTCCGATCCGGCCATGAATTCCGGCCTCATCCCCGCCGTGCTCGCCGTGCGCGCCGCCCTGAGCGCAGCTGATCTGCTGGGGGAGCAACTGGGATTCCCCGTCCACCCGATTCTCGGCACGGGCTCGCTCCCCTTCCGCGGCAGTGTGAACCCCGCCTACACCGAAACATTTCTGGATCAGTACGCGGGCACGCGCACGTACTCCATCCAGTCGGCCTTCCGCTACGACTACCCGCTGCCGGAAGTGGAGCGGGCGCTCGCGACGATCAAGGCCGAAGCCCCCAAGCGCACCGTGAAGCGCATCTCTGACGCAGACCGCCAAAAGCTGCGCGCGCTCGCCGAAATTTTCGTCACCATCTGGAAACCCGCGATCGAAGCACTGGCGCCGATGGTGAATCGCATCGCGCCGTACGTGCCCTCGCGCCGCGAACGCCTGCTGCACATCGGGCTCTTCGGCTACAGCCGCGGCATCGGTGCCGTCAAACTCCCCCGGGCCATCACCTTCACGGCGGCGTTCTACTCCCTCGGCATCCCTCCCGAACTCATCACCACGGGGCGGGGACTCAAGATCGCGCATGAACGGAATCTTCTGCCCCTGCTCGAAGCGCACTACCCCGCCCTGCGCGAAGATCTGAAACATGCGGGCAAGTACCTGAACCGCGAGAACCTAGATCTTCTCGCACGGCGCGACACGGCATTCGAGGGAATCCGCGAAGACATCGCCGCCATCGAGGAAATTCTCGGCATCGCTCTGCAGCCCGAAAAACCGCATCACATCATCCACCGCAATATCACCTCAAACATTTTCCATCGGCTCATGGCGAACACTGATCCCGCCGCCCTCACGGCCGATATCGTCGAGGCCGGAAAGATCCGCTGTAGCCTGGGGTAA